A single Anatilimnocola floriformis DNA region contains:
- a CDS encoding uracil-DNA glycosylase, translating into MVRPLALLAEWPTFNGMNDQDMLRRMIVQQLESLRAAGVQQIGALPFVAPVAHTATAHAPVAPTPRPAPTPLPARHEDEPMPKKAAASAKPVASPPAPPGASVIGLPFSSPCLSSNERLDVFAKMKKEVAGCVACQALVRNRTQTVFGVGNVNARVVFFGEAPGADEDKQGEPFVGRAGQLLTKIIEACTFKREDVYIMNVLKCRPPDNRQPEPDEVTKCRPFFEKQFDTIQPEYIVCAGATPAQALLETTLSIGKLRGKFHSYRGIKVVCTYHPAYLLRNPDAKKFVWDDLQMMLRDMGIDPTKRSS; encoded by the coding sequence GTGGTTCGCCCCTTGGCCCTTCTGGCCGAGTGGCCTACATTCAACGGCATGAACGACCAGGACATGCTCCGCCGAATGATCGTGCAGCAGCTTGAGTCGCTGCGCGCAGCCGGTGTGCAGCAGATCGGCGCGCTGCCGTTTGTTGCGCCGGTGGCGCACACGGCGACTGCCCATGCTCCGGTTGCTCCAACTCCCAGACCTGCTCCGACTCCTCTTCCCGCTCGTCACGAGGACGAACCGATGCCCAAAAAAGCTGCGGCCAGCGCCAAGCCAGTTGCCAGCCCACCCGCTCCTCCCGGCGCCAGCGTCATTGGCTTGCCGTTCAGCAGTCCCTGCCTCAGCAGCAACGAACGGCTCGATGTTTTTGCGAAGATGAAAAAGGAAGTCGCCGGCTGTGTCGCTTGCCAGGCCCTGGTTCGCAATCGCACGCAAACCGTTTTTGGCGTGGGCAACGTCAATGCGCGCGTCGTCTTTTTTGGCGAAGCCCCAGGCGCGGATGAAGACAAACAAGGCGAGCCGTTCGTCGGCCGCGCGGGACAACTGCTGACGAAGATCATCGAGGCCTGCACGTTCAAACGCGAGGACGTTTACATCATGAACGTCCTCAAGTGTCGGCCGCCGGACAACCGCCAGCCGGAGCCGGACGAAGTCACCAAGTGCCGGCCGTTTTTCGAAAAGCAGTTCGATACGATCCAGCCCGAATACATCGTCTGCGCCGGCGCGACGCCCGCGCAAGCTCTGCTCGAGACTACGCTGTCGATCGGCAAGCTCCGGGGGAAGTTTCATTCGTATCGCGGCATCAAAGTCGTTTGCACGTACCACCCGGCATACTTGCTGCGAAATCCCGATGCCAAAAAGTTTGTGTGGGACGATTTGCAAATGATGCTGCGCGACATGGGAATCGATCCCACCAAACGCAGTTCTTAA
- a CDS encoding DJ-1/PfpI family protein: MAAKKILMLVGDYVEDYEAMVPYQMLLMAGHQVETVCPDKKAGQTVRTAIHDFDGDQTYSEKPGHNFRVTATFDTLAEESFDALVIPGGRAPEYLRLTPRVLEIVKHFAEKKKPIAAICHGAQLLSAARVISGQKISAYPACAVEVELAGGEFVPAAETFDNAHTCGNFVTAPAWPAHPEWIKQFLALLGTKIST; this comes from the coding sequence ATGGCCGCCAAGAAAATCCTGATGCTCGTCGGCGACTACGTCGAAGACTACGAAGCGATGGTCCCCTATCAGATGTTGCTGATGGCGGGCCACCAGGTCGAAACCGTTTGCCCCGACAAGAAGGCCGGTCAGACGGTGCGGACCGCGATCCACGATTTCGACGGCGATCAAACCTACAGCGAAAAGCCGGGGCACAACTTTCGCGTGACGGCGACCTTCGACACGCTCGCTGAAGAGAGCTTCGATGCGCTCGTGATTCCCGGCGGCCGCGCACCGGAGTATTTACGACTCACGCCGCGCGTGCTGGAAATCGTGAAGCACTTTGCCGAGAAGAAAAAGCCGATCGCCGCGATCTGTCACGGCGCGCAGTTGCTCTCGGCAGCGAGGGTCATCAGCGGTCAGAAGATCAGTGCCTACCCAGCCTGCGCGGTGGAAGTGGAACTGGCCGGCGGCGAATTCGTCCCCGCTGCCGAAACGTTTGACAATGCGCACACCTGCGGCAACTTCGTCACGGCACCGGCCTGGCCGGCGCATCCGGAGTGGATCAAGCAGTTCTTGGCGCTGCTGGGTACGAAGATCAGCACTTAA
- a CDS encoding flavodoxin, with the protein MTSMAIFYGSSTGNTQTAAEKIKEQMGEWIQHIADVAKAEPEDMLPYDLLFLGVSTWNIGEMQDDWGDFLPRMKDLNFKGKKVAIFCLGDSVGYSYNFLDAMGELWGVVKPLGAELVGVWPSAGYTFDDSAGKFDDNHFLGLGLDEENESDQHDARIHAWLLKVMQDIGLLEKADA; encoded by the coding sequence ATGACTTCGATGGCGATTTTCTACGGTTCCAGCACCGGCAACACACAGACGGCTGCCGAAAAAATCAAAGAGCAGATGGGCGAGTGGATTCAACACATCGCCGACGTCGCCAAAGCCGAGCCGGAAGACATGCTGCCGTACGATCTGCTGTTCCTCGGCGTATCGACCTGGAACATCGGCGAAATGCAGGACGACTGGGGCGACTTCCTGCCGCGGATGAAAGACCTGAATTTCAAAGGCAAGAAGGTCGCAATCTTCTGCCTCGGCGATTCGGTCGGCTATTCCTACAACTTCCTCGATGCGATGGGCGAACTATGGGGCGTCGTCAAGCCGCTCGGCGCCGAGCTCGTCGGCGTCTGGCCCTCGGCGGGCTACACGTTCGATGACTCGGCCGGCAAGTTCGACGACAACCACTTCCTCGGCTTGGGACTCGACGAAGAAAACGAATCCGACCAGCACGACGCGCGCATTCACGCCTGGCTGCTGAAGGTAATGCAAGACATCGGCCTGCTAGAAAAGGCGGATGCCTAA
- a CDS encoding sigma-70 family RNA polymerase sigma factor codes for MDDAVVLEEAEEFGFVEEDITTVEDESDSVDATDDPVRMYLMQMGQIPLLNRAEEISAARKIEATRKRFRHSMLATDYVLQGAVELLEKVRDGQLRLDRTIEVSVTNTTEKKRIMKRIWPNLVTLKKLLKANHADFRIAISKQQPKKARHQAWINLTRRRNKAVRLVEEMNLRNNRLQPLFDKLKEIQIRMRVLRHQVKEAKATGSFCGRSHSELRKELVHLMRITLETPSTLTRRIERTEAYHQSYDAAKRVLSAGNLRLVVSIAKKYRNRGLSFLDLIQEGNTGLMRAVDKFEYARGFKFSTYATWWIRQAITRAIADQSRTIRVPVHMIDTMSKVRIITRQLVQELGREPTAEETARRAGLSLEEARCIIKMARQPLSLDQPVGDHDDSYFGEFLADHREDDPLFEANQVALKNRIEEAMSTLNYREREILRLRYGLTDGYAYTLEEVGKIFCVTRERVRQIETKAVRKLQQPYRARTLQSFVEGVEIPADDLDATNVLPR; via the coding sequence ATGGACGACGCAGTAGTGCTGGAAGAAGCCGAAGAATTCGGTTTCGTCGAAGAAGACATCACCACTGTCGAAGACGAATCCGACAGCGTCGACGCCACCGACGACCCGGTTCGCATGTACCTCATGCAAATGGGCCAGATTCCGCTCCTCAACCGGGCCGAAGAAATCTCTGCCGCCCGTAAGATCGAAGCGACTCGCAAGCGGTTCCGCCACTCGATGCTCGCCACCGACTACGTCCTGCAAGGGGCCGTCGAACTGCTCGAAAAGGTTCGCGACGGTCAACTCCGGCTCGATCGCACCATCGAAGTCAGCGTGACGAACACGACTGAGAAGAAGCGGATCATGAAGCGGATCTGGCCAAACCTGGTCACGCTCAAGAAGCTGCTCAAGGCCAACCACGCCGACTTCCGCATCGCCATCAGCAAGCAACAGCCGAAGAAGGCTCGCCACCAGGCCTGGATCAACCTCACCCGCCGCCGCAACAAGGCCGTTCGCCTGGTCGAAGAAATGAACCTCCGCAACAACCGCCTCCAGCCGTTGTTCGACAAGCTCAAGGAAATCCAGATCCGCATGCGTGTCCTGCGTCACCAGGTCAAGGAAGCCAAGGCCACCGGTTCCTTCTGCGGCCGCAGCCACAGCGAACTCCGCAAGGAACTCGTGCACCTGATGCGGATCACGCTCGAAACTCCTTCGACCCTGACTCGCCGCATCGAACGGACCGAAGCCTATCACCAATCGTATGACGCTGCGAAGCGAGTTCTCTCGGCAGGCAATCTGCGTCTGGTGGTGTCGATCGCCAAGAAGTATCGCAACCGCGGTTTGAGCTTTCTCGATCTGATTCAAGAAGGCAACACCGGCCTGATGCGTGCCGTCGATAAGTTCGAATACGCTCGTGGTTTCAAGTTCAGCACCTACGCCACGTGGTGGATTCGCCAAGCCATCACCCGGGCCATCGCCGATCAAAGCCGCACCATCCGCGTGCCGGTGCACATGATCGACACGATGAGCAAGGTCCGCATCATCACTCGTCAACTCGTCCAAGAACTCGGTCGCGAACCCACGGCCGAAGAAACCGCCCGCCGCGCCGGCCTGTCGCTCGAAGAAGCTCGCTGCATCATCAAGATGGCCCGTCAGCCGTTGTCGCTCGATCAACCGGTCGGCGATCACGACGACAGCTACTTCGGTGAGTTCCTCGCCGATCACCGCGAAGACGATCCGTTGTTCGAAGCCAACCAGGTCGCTCTGAAGAACCGCATCGAAGAAGCCATGTCGACCCTGAACTATCGCGAACGCGAAATCCTCCGCCTCCGTTACGGCCTGACCGACGGCTACGCCTACACGCTCGAAGAAGTGGGCAAGATCTTCTGCGTCACCCGCGAACGCGTCCGCCAGATCGAAACCAAGGCCGTCCGCAAGCTGCAACAACCCTACCGGGCCCGCACCCTGCAAAGCTTCGTCGAAGGCGTGGAAATCCCCGCCGACGACCTGGATGCCACCAACGTCCTGCCGCGATAG
- a CDS encoding leucine-rich repeat domain-containing protein, whose product MLRSLFVAAIACLSLPIVTLAADLFPDKNLEAAVREQVFEKRNNTMPLVEADVANIAIVKGADKKIKDLTGLEKCKSLAQLELMNNEIVDLTPLKELKNIQQLRLEKNKIVSLEPLAGLTDIQYLSINDNQIEDLSPLKKISALRNLYAGNNKIKDISPLTETKKVYSLYLNANPIEDFKPLAELKSLERLDLRYTSITDLSPLAGLTELRFLFLNYSKVSDLAVLVEMAKKDFEGQKRFAPFWKLYLGDTPLSEAAKTAQMAELKKYGVRVNVESLKW is encoded by the coding sequence ATGCTTCGCTCATTGTTCGTCGCTGCTATCGCCTGCCTGTCGCTGCCGATCGTGACGCTCGCTGCGGATTTGTTTCCGGATAAGAACCTGGAAGCTGCCGTGCGGGAGCAAGTCTTTGAAAAGCGGAACAACACGATGCCGCTGGTCGAAGCGGACGTAGCGAACATCGCGATCGTAAAAGGAGCCGACAAGAAGATCAAAGATCTGACCGGCCTGGAGAAGTGCAAGAGCCTCGCTCAGCTGGAGCTGATGAACAATGAGATCGTCGACCTAACGCCGCTGAAGGAACTGAAGAACATCCAGCAGCTGCGGCTGGAGAAGAACAAGATTGTCAGCCTCGAACCGCTGGCCGGCCTGACCGACATTCAGTACCTCAGCATCAACGACAATCAGATCGAGGACCTCAGCCCGCTGAAGAAGATCTCTGCCCTGCGGAACCTGTACGCCGGCAACAACAAGATCAAGGACATCAGCCCGCTGACGGAGACCAAGAAGGTTTACTCGCTTTATCTCAACGCCAACCCGATCGAAGACTTCAAGCCGCTGGCCGAACTGAAGAGCCTGGAACGCCTTGATTTGCGGTACACCAGCATTACCGATCTGTCGCCGCTGGCCGGTTTGACCGAGCTCCGCTTCCTGTTTCTCAACTACAGCAAGGTGAGCGACCTCGCCGTGCTGGTCGAAATGGCCAAGAAGGACTTCGAAGGCCAAAAGCGGTTTGCGCCGTTCTGGAAGCTCTATCTGGGCGACACGCCGCTAAGCGAAGCGGCGAAAACGGCCCAGATGGCTGAACTGAAAAAGTACGGCGTGCGGGTGAATGTGGAATCGCTGAAGTGGTAA
- a CDS encoding GNAT family N-acetyltransferase, giving the protein MSLIIRPFQPDDATTLRSLFLETRRAAFVWLNHESLQLADFDTATQDEPILVATLGEKIVGFVSWWPPENFVHNLFVDMAHQQQGIGEQLLAACLKEIGRPATLKCMEKNVRALGFYERHGWQIASEGTSEDGAYFLMRLS; this is encoded by the coding sequence ATGTCCCTCATCATTCGCCCATTCCAACCCGACGATGCGACAACTTTGCGCAGCCTGTTTCTGGAGACTCGTCGCGCTGCGTTCGTTTGGCTGAACCACGAATCGCTCCAACTTGCGGACTTCGACACGGCTACGCAGGACGAACCGATTCTCGTCGCGACGCTCGGCGAGAAGATCGTGGGCTTTGTCTCATGGTGGCCGCCAGAAAACTTCGTCCACAATCTGTTCGTAGATATGGCTCATCAGCAGCAGGGGATCGGCGAGCAACTGCTCGCGGCCTGCCTGAAAGAAATCGGCCGCCCCGCCACGCTCAAGTGCATGGAAAAGAACGTCCGCGCGCTGGGCTTCTACGAACGCCACGGCTGGCAGATCGCCAGCGAAGGAACGAGTGAGGATGGAGCCTATTTTCTGATGCGGCTTAGCTGA
- a CDS encoding Flp family type IVb pilin, with the protein MNVWNRRLRKLRRGATAVQVAVVIGAVTIAVALGVAQVGTQSQTQLSRTATDVGNPNSLVGRFGNSSGSSSSGSSSSDSSGSSSGSSSSGSTGSGSTTTGGSSGSTGSSGALCP; encoded by the coding sequence ATGAATGTGTGGAATAGACGGCTGCGGAAACTGCGTCGCGGCGCAACGGCAGTGCAAGTGGCCGTGGTGATTGGCGCGGTGACGATTGCGGTGGCGCTCGGCGTGGCGCAGGTCGGCACGCAAAGCCAGACACAGTTGTCGCGCACGGCAACCGACGTGGGAAACCCCAACAGCCTGGTGGGCCGATTCGGTAATTCCAGCGGCAGCAGTTCGTCGGGCAGCTCGAGCTCTGATAGTTCCGGTTCAAGTTCCGGCAGCAGCAGCTCTGGTTCGACTGGTTCCGGTTCGACCACAACTGGCGGCTCGAGTGGATCGACTGGTTCCAGCGGCGCGCTCTGCCCCTAG
- the hemP gene encoding hemin uptake protein HemP — protein sequence MTTEKNSGPPETALQLPAPGTVTSEMLSADEQKRVWKSDDLLGSDTEALIVHRGQTYRLRCTKQGKLILYK from the coding sequence ATGACGACCGAAAAGAATTCAGGCCCCCCCGAAACCGCTCTGCAACTGCCGGCGCCGGGCACGGTCACCAGCGAGATGCTGAGTGCTGATGAACAAAAGCGAGTTTGGAAGTCGGATGACCTGCTTGGCAGTGATACCGAAGCCCTGATCGTTCATCGCGGCCAGACCTATCGCCTGCGCTGCACCAAGCAAGGCAAGTTGATTCTCTATAAGTAA
- a CDS encoding outer membrane protein assembly factor BamB family protein, whose amino-acid sequence MSPAWLVLLSLCSADATPAWPAFLGQGASAVEANSLPLEWSPTKNIAWEAAIPGHGQSSPIVWGDRVFVTSVEGDMKDTNHVLAFSLADGKQLWKDSFESSDKVKNSLYVSRAAPTPVTDGKNVYAFFESGDVVAISMEGTELWRKSLSTEFGKFKTNHGLSASPVLFGDAVIVLIEHDGPSYLIALNTADGKTKWKTDRTSRTSWSSPALVKAGESMQVVCSSSGSVDGYDAATGKQLWTYEEVGGNTSSTPVQNAAGSFLVGASAGREAERADLAKKSNLAMMIDIASGKPEPKVLWRNEQASPTFGSPMAYGGQAYWVNRSGVVYCLDAASGESNYTQRIKQSCWATPVGFGDRVYFFGKDGHTTVIRSGAKFEVLAENQLWDPAAVKPDPAKGANEDTPEKRAGAANFAGATQYGVAVVNGSLLIRTGEKLFCLRTSQ is encoded by the coding sequence ATGTCTCCCGCCTGGTTGGTTTTGCTCAGTTTGTGCTCCGCCGACGCGACTCCCGCCTGGCCGGCGTTTCTCGGCCAGGGAGCCTCGGCCGTTGAAGCCAATTCTCTGCCGCTGGAGTGGTCGCCGACGAAGAACATCGCCTGGGAAGCTGCCATTCCGGGGCACGGCCAATCGAGCCCCATCGTCTGGGGCGACCGCGTGTTCGTCACGTCGGTCGAAGGCGACATGAAGGACACCAACCACGTCCTCGCGTTCAGCCTCGCCGACGGCAAGCAGCTGTGGAAGGATTCGTTTGAATCGTCGGACAAGGTGAAGAACAGCCTCTACGTCAGCCGAGCGGCCCCCACGCCGGTGACCGATGGCAAGAATGTCTATGCATTCTTCGAGAGCGGCGATGTGGTCGCCATCTCAATGGAAGGGACCGAACTCTGGCGGAAGTCGCTTTCGACCGAGTTTGGCAAGTTCAAAACAAACCACGGCTTGTCGGCTTCGCCGGTTCTCTTTGGCGACGCTGTGATCGTGCTGATCGAACACGATGGCCCATCGTACTTGATCGCCCTGAACACCGCCGATGGCAAGACCAAGTGGAAGACCGACCGAACCAGCCGAACCAGTTGGAGTTCGCCGGCGCTTGTGAAAGCGGGCGAATCGATGCAAGTCGTTTGCAGCTCGTCGGGATCAGTCGATGGCTACGACGCGGCGACCGGTAAGCAGCTCTGGACTTATGAAGAAGTTGGCGGCAACACATCGTCGACTCCCGTTCAAAACGCGGCCGGTTCGTTCCTCGTCGGCGCTTCGGCTGGTCGCGAAGCCGAACGGGCCGATCTCGCCAAGAAGAGCAACCTGGCCATGATGATCGACATCGCCAGCGGCAAGCCGGAGCCCAAAGTGCTGTGGCGCAACGAACAAGCTTCGCCGACCTTTGGTTCGCCCATGGCGTATGGCGGCCAGGCGTATTGGGTCAATCGCAGCGGCGTGGTTTACTGCCTCGACGCGGCTTCGGGCGAATCGAACTATACACAGCGGATCAAGCAATCGTGCTGGGCCACGCCGGTGGGCTTTGGCGATCGCGTTTATTTCTTCGGCAAGGATGGTCACACCACGGTGATTCGGAGCGGCGCGAAATTCGAAGTCCTCGCCGAGAATCAGTTGTGGGATCCCGCCGCGGTCAAACCCGATCCGGCCAAAGGCGCCAACGAAGACACTCCGGAAAAGCGAGCGGGTGCGGCCAACTTCGCCGGCGCGACGCAATACGGCGTGGCCGTCGTCAACGGCAGCTTGCTGATCCGCACGGGCGAGAAACTGTTTTGCCTGCGTACGTCGCAGTAA
- a CDS encoding DUF3386 family protein, which yields MSFVRMLALLSLSAAVANPAFAVESAQSAMDKAHHGRATWEKFPGFTAELKVASAGKAAAGTLKVSADGKLEIKLGDTKGLEWVERSLNSLIGHRLADDQGATNLEYADEDTSHPLGRLMKSKDANEKSLWRVEGDVLTEVHRFHGDNHMVISVGEVARTPEGKHLPKSYSVTTWNKAGEIVSTRQVLQDWKRIDGVDLPVRVLAAINKDDGTRVVEEISFANHQLLKADSPAVSHKELPAIKVGVTSAGAAIAGGNLYVYGGHMGSAHNYSADQQTGALLRLNLAKPEAWEEVSTGPKRTGLAMVGYKGQVYRIGGWESRNDKGEKWLLYSSKDFSRFDPATGKWTELTPMPRGRSSHDAAIVGDHLYVVGGWELNGEGDGDWHNTALVCDLSQEKLAWKEIAKPEFFRRALAVAGYQGKLYVLGGMTNDNEVTQAVSIYDPKSDKWSEGPKLPGSGMAAFGPSAFGGNDGLYCTVQDGSLLRLSNDGKSWEKAATLKHPRFFHRLVISDDQQILVVAGTSRTGKTTETEAIRFGGPEKN from the coding sequence ATGTCGTTTGTGCGAATGTTAGCACTTCTGAGCTTGAGCGCCGCGGTGGCGAATCCTGCGTTCGCAGTTGAGTCAGCTCAAAGCGCGATGGACAAAGCCCACCACGGTCGAGCTACGTGGGAGAAGTTTCCGGGCTTCACTGCGGAATTGAAAGTTGCCTCGGCTGGTAAGGCTGCAGCCGGAACATTGAAGGTTTCCGCCGACGGCAAGCTCGAGATCAAGCTGGGTGATACCAAAGGTCTCGAATGGGTCGAGCGCTCGCTCAACTCGCTGATCGGTCATCGCTTGGCCGACGATCAAGGCGCCACGAATCTCGAATATGCCGACGAAGACACCAGCCATCCGCTGGGGCGCTTGATGAAGTCGAAAGACGCCAACGAAAAGAGCCTGTGGCGTGTGGAAGGGGACGTGCTCACCGAAGTGCATCGCTTTCACGGCGACAATCACATGGTCATCAGCGTCGGCGAAGTTGCTCGCACGCCGGAAGGCAAGCACCTGCCGAAGAGCTATAGCGTTACCACTTGGAACAAAGCCGGTGAGATTGTCTCCACCCGCCAAGTGCTGCAAGATTGGAAGCGAATCGACGGCGTCGATCTGCCGGTGCGGGTGCTCGCTGCGATTAACAAGGACGATGGAACTCGCGTGGTCGAAGAAATCAGCTTTGCCAATCATCAGTTGCTGAAAGCCGATTCGCCGGCGGTTTCGCACAAGGAACTCCCGGCGATCAAGGTCGGCGTGACGAGCGCCGGAGCCGCCATCGCCGGTGGCAATCTGTATGTCTACGGCGGTCACATGGGCTCGGCCCACAACTACTCGGCCGATCAGCAAACTGGTGCGCTGCTGCGTTTGAATCTCGCCAAGCCAGAAGCTTGGGAAGAAGTCTCGACGGGGCCGAAGCGGACTGGCCTGGCAATGGTTGGTTATAAAGGCCAGGTCTATCGCATCGGCGGTTGGGAATCACGCAACGACAAGGGCGAAAAGTGGCTCCTCTATTCCAGCAAGGACTTCAGCCGGTTTGACCCTGCCACGGGCAAGTGGACCGAACTCACGCCGATGCCGCGCGGTCGTTCCAGCCATGACGCGGCTATCGTCGGCGATCACTTGTATGTCGTTGGCGGTTGGGAACTGAACGGCGAAGGTGATGGCGATTGGCACAACACGGCGCTCGTTTGCGACCTGTCGCAAGAAAAGCTCGCTTGGAAAGAAATCGCCAAGCCCGAGTTCTTCCGCCGCGCTCTCGCCGTGGCTGGTTATCAGGGCAAGCTCTATGTCCTCGGCGGCATGACTAACGACAACGAAGTAACCCAAGCCGTTTCGATCTACGATCCGAAGTCGGACAAGTGGAGCGAAGGGCCGAAGTTGCCCGGCAGCGGCATGGCGGCGTTCGGCCCATCGGCCTTTGGCGGCAACGACGGCCTGTATTGCACCGTTCAGGATGGCTCGCTCCTTCGCTTGTCGAACGACGGCAAGAGCTGGGAGAAGGCCGCGACTCTCAAGCATCCTCGGTTCTTCCATCGTCTGGTGATCAGCGACGATCAACAGATCCTGGTCGTCGCCGGCACCAGCCGCACGGGCAAAACTACGGAAACCGAAGCCATTCGTTTCGGTGGTCCAGAAAAGAACTAA
- a CDS encoding GNAT family N-acetyltransferase codes for MSSHSPPNISIRPVIEADLPTLYRIRTDPRVSVFQFRLQASDTLEEMKSRMLETQPKGDFTYRYTSLVANEEVVGYSTQMLYRGNGQLHCYSGWNVDPEHWGRGCAREGLRQVLDELFDVHKVQIFIADCFAGNARCLRLLQRLGFRRGSIPWLERLQTAWSFRCGHWIMRWYMTPDDWQRERNVKQLFG; via the coding sequence ATGTCAAGCCACAGTCCGCCAAACATCTCCATCCGGCCCGTCATCGAAGCCGACCTGCCGACCCTCTATCGCATTCGCACCGATCCGCGCGTCAGTGTCTTTCAGTTTCGCTTACAAGCGAGTGATACGCTCGAGGAGATGAAATCGCGCATGCTGGAAACTCAGCCGAAGGGGGACTTCACGTATCGCTACACTTCGCTCGTTGCGAACGAGGAAGTCGTCGGCTACTCCACGCAGATGCTCTACCGCGGCAATGGCCAGCTACATTGCTACAGCGGCTGGAACGTCGACCCCGAACACTGGGGCCGAGGTTGTGCGCGCGAAGGTTTGCGGCAGGTGCTCGACGAACTATTTGACGTGCACAAGGTTCAGATCTTCATCGCCGACTGCTTCGCCGGAAATGCACGCTGCCTGCGTTTACTGCAGCGACTCGGTTTTCGTCGCGGCAGCATCCCTTGGCTCGAACGGCTGCAAACAGCCTGGAGCTTTCGCTGCGGCCATTGGATCATGCGCTGGTACATGACACCCGATGATTGGCAGCGAGAGCGAAACGTCAAGCAGCTGTTCGGCTAG